One part of the Chryseobacterium sp. 7 genome encodes these proteins:
- a CDS encoding antirestriction protein ArdA translates to MARNKATSINFNYSKIIDMTNLQNCLDTASIYVSTYAKYNNASLYGKWLNLGDYSDYDELLTAMYELHCDEQDPEFMLQDHEGCELFEKLGLISECHLSKDIYDIAYQIDSSGYDTEVFEACLDILGRLDFQSLYEYVNNFYYGEFGSDEDFVQWLYEDDTFNIPNWVVIDWEATARNIMYDYFESNGHYFRS, encoded by the coding sequence ATGGCACGCAACAAGGCTACATCAATAAATTTTAACTATTCTAAAATTATCGACATGACAAATTTACAAAATTGTCTGGATACAGCAAGTATCTATGTTTCTACGTACGCAAAGTACAACAATGCAAGCCTGTATGGCAAATGGCTTAACCTCGGAGATTATTCAGACTATGACGAGCTACTTACGGCTATGTATGAACTTCACTGTGATGAACAAGACCCTGAATTCATGCTACAAGACCATGAGGGTTGCGAACTGTTTGAAAAACTAGGGCTGATTAGTGAGTGTCATTTATCCAAAGATATCTATGACATTGCCTATCAGATAGATAGTTCGGGATATGATACAGAAGTATTTGAAGCCTGTTTGGATATCCTAGGTAGGTTAGACTTCCAGAGCCTGTATGAGTACGTCAATAACTTTTATTACGGCGAGTTCGGAAGTGATGAAGATTTTGTACAATGGCTTTACGAAGATGATACGTTTAATATTCCTAATTGGGTAGTGATTGATTGGGAAGCAACCGCAAGAAACATAATGTATGATTATTTCGAGTCTAACGGACATTACTTCCGCAGTTAA